The Iamia sp. SCSIO 61187 genomic sequence GAAGCAGCCGCATCACTCGCACTCCGAGCCGGCGACCCCGGCGCCGCAGAGACCTACGCCGACCACGACCGCCTCACCACCGTCCACCCGGTCCTCCTCCCCGAACGAGTCGCCCGCCGCTACCTCCGCCACGACGAGGTCGGGCAGACCATCGCCATCACCACGACGACCGCCGACACCGCCCGACGCATCAACGTCGCCATCCAGCGAGCGACGGCGCCTCCCAGACGGAGCACCGTCCGCCTGGCCGACGGCACCCACACCGGGGCCGGCGACACCATTGCCACCCGCCACAACGACCGCACCCTCGCCACGAACAAGGGCAACGAGGTTCGCAACCGCCACACCTGGACGGTCCTCGCCACCCGACGCGACGGCTCACTCGTCGTCGAACGTCCCGACCGGGGCACCGTCAGCCTCCCCGCCGACTACGTCTCGGCCCACGTCGAGCTCGGCTGGGCCGTCACCGGCTACGGCAACCAAGGCGACACCACCGACATCGGCATCGCCGTCCTCGAACCCGCCACCACCAGGGCCCAGGCCTATGTCGCCCTCACCCGTGGCCGACACACCAACACCGCCCTCGTCCTTGACGACTCCGGCTCCCTCGACTCCGCCGACGCCCTTGCCGCCGTCCTCACCCGAACGCCCTCGACCGAGAGCGCGCTTGCCACCCGAGAGCGGCTCAGCGGTCGAGTCCTCCGCCCGGCGACCACTCCACAGGATCACGAAGCTGCGGTCCGGCAGCGGCTCGAGCAGCTCGCCCAGGGCGAGCGGGACCAGCCCGTGCTGCGCAGGTGACCCACCGAGTCCACCTGATCCGGCCTCCGTTGCCCGCCCTGTGTGTCGACGATCGCTGACCTGCCTTTGGACATAGCTCCGCCCCGAGGTTGGCGCAGGCGGGTTCAGCGATGGGCGTCGGCTAGAGCAGCGCGCGGAGGACCGTGAGCAGTGCGGCCAGGACGAGGACGAAGATCGTCACCTTCCGGGTCAAACTGGTCATGGCAACCGTCAGCACCTCGATGGAGACCACCAGCTCGGTGATCTCGGCGAGGAACTTGCGCGCTCGAGCCAAGCGGGTCCGCTTGGGCATGGCGCCTCCTCGGGGGAGACGCCCCGGGTGACCGTGGTCAGACGGGGCGCGAAAGAGGCCGAGCGATGATGCTCGGCCTCGTCGTGTCGGCGGTGGGCCTTCGCCCACGTCTCGCCAACACTGCCCAAGACGGTAGGCGATGGTGTGACATTCGTGGTGGATGCCCAGGTCAGAGTGCGGCAGTGTCCGCGCCACGTCTACCGGGGGTGTCGGCGTCTCCGGCGCCGCTCCACGACGACCCGCAGGCGGGCCAAGAGCTCCTCGTCGTTCCAGCGGTCCTCGTTGCGGATGAGCCAGCGATAACAGGTCCGACAGCACAGCCGGGAGCGGTACGCGATGCGGTCCAGGCCGCACCATCGGCACCAGCCGCCCGCGGCGCGGCACGACTCACACTCGCCGAAGTCGTCAACCTCGAGATCGCGCCGGCAGATGCGGCAGCGCTCGGTCCAGATGCCGTGTTCCCGCTCCCACTCCGGACGGTCGTCGAGCTCCTCGAACGCCCACCATGAGACCTGCCGAGCAAGCCGGTCATATCGGTCGGCAATCTCGTCGTGGCCCACGAACCGAGTCTCGCGACCCCGTTCAGCCGACGTCGTCACGGGGCAGGATGGAAACCGCTCGTTGACGGCGTGATGTCGACCTTCTTGGAGTTTCCGGGCCTAGAGGTCTGGACGATCTCGGAGGTCGGCGTCGTGGCAGTGAAGAAGCTGAAGAGCGGTCGGTGGGAGGCGTCCTACCGGGACCCCACCGGTCGGGAACGGGTCAAGCACCACCGGACGCGGGCCGAAGCCGACCGGTGGCTCACGTCCATGAAGAGCGAGATGCACCGCGGCGACTACGTCGACCCACGCCTCGGACGCACCCTCTTTTCCCGGTGGGCACAGGAGTGGCTCGACGGGTCCGCCCACCTCAAGCTCAAGACAAGAGCCGACTACGAGGCCCTGCTGCGAGTCCACGTCATGCCGACGTTCGCCGATCGGGCCGTCGGAGCGATCACCTCGACCGAGGTCCGGCGCTTCATCGCCGCTGAGATTGCGGCCGGCAACGCGCCCGGCACCGTGCGAGGCGCCCGCAAGGTCCTCCGCTTGGTCCTTGGGGTTGCCCAGTCGGAGGGAGCCATCCGGGCCAACCCGTGCGACGGGGTGAAGGTCCCGGCGTCGCCGAAGGCGGAGATGGTGTTCCTCACCGCGGAGCAGGTCGAGGCCCTCGCCTCGTCGATCGATCCGCAGTACTCGACCATGATCCGGGTCGCCGCGTACACCGGGATGCGCGCCGGGGAGATCGAAGCCCTCCGCGTCGGCCGCACCGACCTCGACGCCGGTCGGCTGACCATCGCCGAGTCGGTCACCGAGGTACAGGGTCACGGGCTCGTTTTCGGCCAGCCCAAGACCTATGAGCGTCGCTCGGTCACCCTCCCGCCGTTCCTCGTCGACAACCTGGCCGTCCACCTCACGGGGCGACCCAAGCACCCTGAGGCCTTCGTCTTCACCTCGCCCCAAGGCGAGGTCATCAACCACAAGAACTTCTACCGACGCTGCTTCAAGCCGGCGGTCCGTGCCGCCGAGCTCCCCGAGCGGACACGCTTCCACGACCTCCGCCACACCTGCGCCGCCCTCTGCATCGCCCTCGGCGCCCACCCCAAGGCCATTCAGGAGCGCCTGGGGCACTCGTCCATCACCGTCACTCTCGACCGCTACGGGCACCTCTTCCCGAAGCTCGACGAAGCGCTGACGGCTCGGCTTGACGAGATGCGGCGAGACGCCGTCACCGCTCAGAACGTCAGGCCGTCGTCCCATGCCGTCCCGACCTCCGACGATCCGTCCCGGAGGATGTCTTCGCAGCACGCTGAGTCACGCGGAGTTTTCGCGGAGTCCGCCCGATCCGGCCCGCAGTCCGATCCTCCCGCAAGCCCCTGACCTGGGCTTATGTGGTCGGGCCGGGGAGATTTGAACTCCCGACCCCCTGCTCCCAAAGCAGGTGCGCTACCAAGCTGCGCCACGGCCCGTCGGGCGTCACGGTACCGCACGGTCTCGGGCATGATCGCCCCCGTATGGACGAGCCCGCCCCGCTGCCCGCCCCCGAGGTCGCCACCCTGCAGGTCGCCGAGGATCCGGGGGCCTGGGCGGCGGCCGGCTTCACCGTCGACCCCGACGGGCGGTGCCGGATCGGCCCGGTGACGGTGGAGCTGGTGGGACCCGCAGCCGGCGAGGGCGTGGTCGGGTGGGGCCTGCGCCACCTCCCGGTCGACGCCGCCACCACCCTCGACGGCTTCCCGACCACGGCGTCGGACCGGCCGCCCGCCGATCCGGTCGACCACCCGTGCGGGGTGACGACGATCGACCACATCGTCCTGCTCACCGACGACCTGGCCCGCACCATCGACGCCGCCGCCCGCGTCGGCCTCACCCCCCGCCGCGGCCGGGACCATGCCCTGGGCGACGGCACCCCCGTGCGCCAGACGTTCTTCGTCGTCGGCTCCCTGGTGCTCGAGCTGGTGGCCCCGGCCGAGCCGCCAGAGGATCCCCGGCCGGGGCTCCGCTCCTTCGGCGTGGCCCTGGTCTGCCCCGACCTG encodes the following:
- the xerC gene encoding tyrosine recombinase XerC gives rise to the protein MAVKKLKSGRWEASYRDPTGRERVKHHRTRAEADRWLTSMKSEMHRGDYVDPRLGRTLFSRWAQEWLDGSAHLKLKTRADYEALLRVHVMPTFADRAVGAITSTEVRRFIAAEIAAGNAPGTVRGARKVLRLVLGVAQSEGAIRANPCDGVKVPASPKAEMVFLTAEQVEALASSIDPQYSTMIRVAAYTGMRAGEIEALRVGRTDLDAGRLTIAESVTEVQGHGLVFGQPKTYERRSVTLPPFLVDNLAVHLTGRPKHPEAFVFTSPQGEVINHKNFYRRCFKPAVRAAELPERTRFHDLRHTCAALCIALGAHPKAIQERLGHSSITVTLDRYGHLFPKLDEALTARLDEMRRDAVTAQNVRPSSHAVPTSDDPSRRMSSQHAESRGVFAESARSGPQSDPPASP
- a CDS encoding VOC family protein, with translation MDEPAPLPAPEVATLQVAEDPGAWAAAGFTVDPDGRCRIGPVTVELVGPAAGEGVVGWGLRHLPVDAATTLDGFPTTASDRPPADPVDHPCGVTTIDHIVLLTDDLARTIDAAARVGLTPRRGRDHALGDGTPVRQTFFVVGSLVLELVAPAEPPEDPRPGLRSFGVALVCPDLAGARAVLGEHLGPARPAVQAGREIATVRHRDLGLRTPIALMTPRPGRG